The following is a genomic window from Amycolatopsis cihanbeyliensis.
GACCCTGCGCTCCTGGGCAGGCGCCTGGTGGGCCGACTGGCTGTTCATGCTCGGCCTGCTCGGCATCGGCATCGCCCTGCTCCTCGGCATCGGCCTGCGCCTTGCCGCCCTCACCGGCACGCTCATGATGCTGCTCATGTGGATCGCCGAGTGGCCCCTCGACCGGTTCACCGAAGCAGGCGAACCCACCCGCTCCACCAACCCCCTCATCGAGTACCACGTCATCTACGCACTCGTCCTGATCCTGCTCGCCGCGGTCAGCGCCGGACACACCTGGGGCCTCGGCCACCGCTGGACCCGGCTCACCCAACACCACCACTGGCTGCACTAACCCCACCGAGCCCGGGAACAACCCGGGCTCGCCCCATCTCTCAAGCCGACCACCCGGTGCTATGGCGCAGACAGCGTGCTACCGCGATCGCTCCCAGCCTCGACGGGGGTCCCTGCGGGTGCCGAGCTGCGTAGCTTCCCGGCTGCGGTAGACGACGCAGGGGCCTGTCGGGTAGCCGAGCGGCATAGAGACACGTGCACGAGCCGGCTGAAGGCCAGAACGCGAACAGCGCCCAGGGGACTGTCTCGTAATTGATCTTGTGGTTGGTGTTGCTGGTGTTGCTCAGCCAAGGAGGTGGATGTTGTGCAGGTGGGCGATTCCGGACACCGTGTCGTTGAGCGTGCTGGCGGCGCGGCGGTAGTCGCGCAGGATCTTCCAGCATTTCATCCTGGCCAGGGCGTGCTCGACGCGGGCACGAATCGTACGGTGGCCAGCGTTGAGGTCTTCCTTCCAGTCCGGCAGATCACTACCGTCACCAGGCTTGCGATATGGCATGATCACCTCGGAGTTTCCCTGGTAGCCGCCATCGGCCAGCACCGGGCGTCCGGCCAGTTCCTGCTGGATTCCGGAGTCCCGGTAGACGGTACAGTCGTTGCGGTTGCCCGGATGCGCGTCGCCGGTGGCGATCACCCGGTGCGCCGCGGAATGCGACACCCCGAACAGCGGCCCGATCTGGCGCATCGTCAGGTTCGTCCGCCAATAGGTCGCCACCAGCAGCACACGATCGGCCAGGTCAAGCCGCCACTGACGACCAGGACGGCCATCGGCGATCTCCTCACCACCACGCGCCGCCACCACCCGCACCAGCTTCCGGAACTGGCCCGGCTCCAACCCCGTGAACGGGGCAATCCACTCCGACCGCGACGCCGAGATCACCCGCACCACAACATGATCAACCACCGGCACAACCACACCCACACCGGGTTACGAGACAACCCTTAGGCTCACGGCATGAGCACACAGCACCTACGAGCCGCCCGCGTCACAGACCCACGGCCCCTGCTGCTGTCGCTCAAACCACGCTTCGCCGAAGCCCTGCTCGACGGCACCAAGACCGTAGAACTGCGCCGGACACGCATCACCGCGCCCCCAGGAACCCCACTCATCCTCTACGCCAGCGCCCCCACCATGGCCGTTGTCGGCGTGGCGACCCTGCACCAGAACGAAACCGACACGCCCAACCACATCTGGCGTCGTCACCGCCCCCGGGCTCGGATTCACCGGGACCGAGTTCAACACCTACCTCCACGGCACCACCCTCGCCACAGCCCTCACCATCACCGAGCCCCAGCGACTCCTCGAACCACCCAGCCTCGCCGCACTCCGCACGACCTCCACCTTCCGACCACCACAGAGCTACCGCTACCTCACCAATCTCGACCCCGCCGTCCTCCACCACGCACTCGCCTCCCTCACCACCTAAGTTGTTTAGCGACTAACCAACCGACAGCTCTGGCCCGCTCCGACTGATCCTTCCGCGTTCCATACCGGACCTCGGTCCACACCTCGCCATGAGCAACCGACGATATGGCGCACGACGCCGGAGAGAAGTTGATGATTCGTCACGCCATCGTGGCCGGCGGCGGAATCGCCGGTCACAGCGCCGCTCTCGCACTGCTACAGGCCGGTATCGCCGTCACCGTGCTCGAGGCCCGCCCCGACGACAACGACCTCGGCTCGTTCCTACGGCTCAACCCCAACGGCCTCGACGCGCTCAACGCCATCGACGTTCTCGATCCGGTGGTCGACGCCTCGTTCCCCATACGCCACGTCGACCGACGGGCCCTGGACGGCCAGGTGCTCGTGCACCGCCCCCTCACCGACCCGCTGCCTGGCCGCAACCTCGGCGCCCGGTTCATCACGTGGGCCAATCTGGCCAGAGTCCTTCGTGACGAAAGCACACGCAGGGGCGCCACGGTCCGCCACCGTGCGCCCGTCCTCGGCGCGGAGGCTACCCGCAACAGCGTGCACGCTCTGCTCGCGGACGACGACCCAATCGAGGGTGACGTACTGATCGGCGCCGACGGCACCCGATCCACCATCCGCACCGTCATCGATCCTGCGGCCCCAGCACCCGACTACTGCGGATCCCGCACCATCTACGGTCATACCCCTCGACCTCCCACGCACACCCCGCCAGCACCCGCACAACTACGGTCCTACGGTGGCCCGAAGGCGTGGCTTGCCCACATCGACGACCCCGACACCGGCCACACCTATTGGTTCACCAACATCAAGACGTCCGAGCTGCTGCCCGATCCCGGCCCAACCACCGAGGACTGGCGCATCGAGCTACTCCAGCGCTGGAACGACGACGACATCCCAGCGGGCATCATCAAGATGGCCACCCGCATCCGAGCGTCCGACGACCGGGCGCTACATCACCTTCCTCGCTGGCACACAGACCGCCTCGTAGTCATCGGCGATGCCGCCCATGCCGCGCCACCCAGCACCGAACAGGGCGGTTCGATGGCAATCGAAGACGCCGCGGTGCTCGGGCGGTGTCTTCGCGACTTGCCCCTGCACCTTGCCCTGGCTCGCTTCGAACAGGAACGCCGGGAACGAGTCGAGACGATCATCGCCATCGCCACCGGCCACCACACAACGACAACCGGACCAGAATGGTCCTACCACCACCACATCGAATGGACGCAACGAATCGTGCCGTGACGAATGACCGAGGTCCAGTGGCGGAGAGCACGTGCCGCCTGCGGCCGGGCCAGCGACGTCATCTACCTGGCCCCAGCTGGTGACAGTCCGAATCAGTACCGACCGGTTTCTACTGACCGCGTTCTCCCTGTCGGTCACATCACTCAGCCTGCCGCTATCCCACCTACTCCACGACGCGGCGAATCAACACCACCCTGAGGACCACATCGGGAC
Proteins encoded in this region:
- a CDS encoding DoxX family membrane protein encodes the protein MSIRDKSTHAGHTHHTPEPGTPQHTLAGKVAAVTRIAMGLLFLWAFADKAFGWGYATPAAKAWTDGGSPTKGFLSGVEVGPFAETLRSWAGAWWADWLFMLGLLGIGIALLLGIGLRLAALTGTLMMLLMWIAEWPLDRFTEAGEPTRSTNPLIEYHVIYALVLILLAAVSAGHTWGLGHRWTRLTQHHHWLH
- a CDS encoding transposase family protein, with protein sequence MRVISASRSEWIAPFTGLEPGQFRKLVRVVAARGGEEIADGRPGRQWRLDLADRVLLVATYWRTNLTMRQIGPLFGVSHSAAHRVIATGDAHPGNRNDCTVYRDSGIQQELAGRPVLADGGYQGNSEVIMPYRKPGDGSDLPDWKEDLNAGHRTIRARVEHALARMKCWKILRDYRRAASTLNDTVSGIAHLHNIHLLG
- a CDS encoding FAD-dependent oxidoreductase, translated to MAHDAGEKLMIRHAIVAGGGIAGHSAALALLQAGIAVTVLEARPDDNDLGSFLRLNPNGLDALNAIDVLDPVVDASFPIRHVDRRALDGQVLVHRPLTDPLPGRNLGARFITWANLARVLRDESTRRGATVRHRAPVLGAEATRNSVHALLADDDPIEGDVLIGADGTRSTIRTVIDPAAPAPDYCGSRTIYGHTPRPPTHTPPAPAQLRSYGGPKAWLAHIDDPDTGHTYWFTNIKTSELLPDPGPTTEDWRIELLQRWNDDDIPAGIIKMATRIRASDDRALHHLPRWHTDRLVVIGDAAHAAPPSTEQGGSMAIEDAAVLGRCLRDLPLHLALARFEQERRERVETIIAIATGHHTTTTGPEWSYHHHIEWTQRIVP